In Shewanella sp. MR-4, the genomic stretch AAATCGATAGGCGCAATTCGGCTAGACTGTTAGGGTTTATGACCATTTGCAAAATTAAGGAAAGCCTAATGCAAAACATTCTGATCGTTGCCCACGCCAGCCCCTATGGCACAGAAAAACTCTTCAATAGCCTACGTATCGCTTTGGCGCTGAAGGATCAAACAGAGCAACAGGTTGATTTAAAAATCTTTTTAATGTCGGATGCGGTATTTGGCGCCCTTAAACATCAAACGACTCCAGACCTCAGTTACAACCTACAACAGATGTTTGAGATCCTAAGCGCTCAGCAAGTCCCCATTTTACTCTGTAAAACCTGCGCCCAAGCGCGGGGCGTTAACCCCGAAATGCTGCTCGAAGGCGCACAAATAGGCACTCTGCAGGATCTGACCCGCTGGACGCTGGCCGCCGATAAGGTGATGCATATTTAAAGTCTCATTTTGTGCGCATCTTCATAAATTGTGACTTCAGTTTTGAACAAGCCCGCGCCGCTGCTTATGATGGGATTATCCGAGTGACAGACTAAGGTATTCCCATGGATTCAGCGGCCCTACTCACAGGTAAACTGCGCTACGAGCATGAAACAATTAGCGCGATGGCAAAAATTTATTGTAAAGCCAAACACCAAGGTCAAACAGAATCTGGCCTATGTGAAGAGTGTTTAGCGTTGCTAGAATATGCCGCCGTTCGCCTCGATCGCTGCCCCTACGGACAAGATAAACCCACCTGCAATAAGTGCCCTGTGCACTGCTATAAACCAGCACAAAAGGCGCAGGTCAAAGAGATCATGATTTTTGCCGGCCCACGAATGCTGTTACCGCATCCCATTCGCGCAATCAAGCACTTGCTGGCGGAGCGTCAGCCCGTCCCCGCATCAGTGCCCGAGGCGGCTTCTAATCGCCATCAACGCATCGCCATTACACAGAAAAACCTTTAGTAGCACTTTTGCACCTCGAATTTCCCTGTTATAACAGGACGTCGAGGTGTTAAAAATGAACGAATTTAATACGTTTTTTGCTCAAGCCTATTGGTGGTTATCTCTTTTTGGTGGCTTACATTGCCTCG encodes the following:
- a CDS encoding nitrous oxide-stimulated promoter family protein — protein: MDSAALLTGKLRYEHETISAMAKIYCKAKHQGQTESGLCEECLALLEYAAVRLDRCPYGQDKPTCNKCPVHCYKPAQKAQVKEIMIFAGPRMLLPHPIRAIKHLLAERQPVPASVPEAASNRHQRIAITQKNL
- a CDS encoding DsrE/DsrF/TusD sulfur relay family protein, which gives rise to MQNILIVAHASPYGTEKLFNSLRIALALKDQTEQQVDLKIFLMSDAVFGALKHQTTPDLSYNLQQMFEILSAQQVPILLCKTCAQARGVNPEMLLEGAQIGTLQDLTRWTLAADKVMHI